CCTGCCAGAGCTGACAATTTGGATTTTGGGGTAAAATTTTGGTGCAAAAAAGGAAAAGATTGCTTCTGAAACTTTTTTGGCAGAATTTTTCTTTTGGATTTTTAGAACAAAAATCTTTGATATCTTTATAAATTAAGCTTTTAACTTCAAGCCTTTTTTGTCTGATTTCAAACCATCTTTGACAAAGGGGACTTGAAGAGGAAATTTTAGTGCAGTAAGTGTTTATATCCCTTTCGGATTTAATAGGAGATTTGTGAGAATCTTGGGCAGAAATACTCCCAAAAAAAAGACATAAAAGACCAAGACTTAAAAAAAGTTTTTTAACCATGGCAAAAAGATATTTGCAAAAAATATACCCTTTACAATTATATAAATTTGCTTCTTTGAAAGCCTAAGCTTACAAAAAAGTCAGTAATTTCCAACTAAATTGACGAATTTTTCTATAATTTTTTCTGTTGAAAGACCATATTTTTTTCTTAAAGTTTTAAGATCCCCCTGTTCAACAAAATGGTCAGGAAGACCCAGATAGCCAAACTTCACATATATCCCTTCTTCAAGAAGTAATTCAGAAACACTTGATCTTAGGCCCCCCAAAATAGAATTTTCTTCCACAACTAAGACTTTACCAGTTTTTTTGGCATATTCTAAAAGGAGCTCCCTATCTAAGGGTTTTAAAAATCTTACATTAATAACAGCTACAGAAAATCCTTTTTTTTCAAGCTCTTCTCCAGCCTTCAATGCAGGATAGCACATACTTCCTATAGCAAAGATAGCTCCATCTTTACCTTCCTTAAGCACTTCTGCCTTTCCCGATGGAATAAAGCTAAAGTTTTCATCTATCTTAACTCCTATGGCCTCACCTCTCGGATATCTTATGGCACAGGGCCCTTCATACTTAAGGGCACTAAAAAGGAGATTCCTGAGTTCTTTTTCATCCTTTGGAGCACAAATTATCAAATCGGGAATAGGTCTAAGATAAGAAAGGTCAAAGGCTCCATGGTGGGTTGGGCCATCCTCACCCACAAGACCTGCCCTATCAATGGCAAATATAACTTTGGCTTTATTTAGAGCTACATCGTGAATGATCTGGTCATAAGCCCTTTGTAAAAAGGTTGAATAAATAGCACAGACTGGAATAAAACCCTCCAAAGCAAGACCTGCTGCAAAGGTAACCGCATGTTGTTCACATATACCTACATCAAAGAACCTATCGGGATATTTTTGGGCAAACTTTTTTAACCCTGTTCCAGACTTCATGGCAGCGGTTATGGCAATAAGTCTTGGTTCAAGCTCCGCAAGCTTCACTAAGGTATCACCAAAGACCTCTGTATAAGAAGGTGGGGCTCCTTCGGATTTGAGAGGTCTTCCTGTTTCAAGGTTGAAAGGACCAATTCCGTGAAAGGTCTCTGGATCAGCTTCAGCAGGGGGATAACCTTTGCCTTTTTTAGTTACCACATGAAAGATAATAGGTCCCTTTAACTCTTTTAAATTTTTTAATATCTCAATCAGGGTATCCAGATCATGACCATCAACAGGCCCAACATATTCAAAATTAAGGGCTGTAAAAAGAGCTCCTGGTGTGACTGCCATTTTTAAGAGATCTTCGCCTTTTTTGAAGATATGAAGAAGATTGTCTCCTCCAGGTAGCCTGGGGACTATTTTTTCAATCTCTTTTTTTATAAATCGGGCAAGATTTCCGGTCATCCTTTTGGAAACAAAGCTTGATAGGGCCCCTACATTTGGTGAGATGGACATTTCATTATCATTAAGAATGATAAGAAGATCCTCTCGTAGATATCCAGTGTTATTAAGGGCTTCAAAGGCCATTCCTGCTGTGATCGAACCATCTCCAATGACCACTATGATTTTTCCCGTCTCTCCTTTAATTCTTCGGGCTACTGCCATTCCAAGACCAGCTGATATTGAGGTACTGCTGTGTCCGGTATCAAGCACATCATAAGGGCTCTCTGCTCTTTTGGGGAATCCGGCAAGGCCTTGGAAGGTTCTTAGGGTCTTAAAGGCATCCCTTCTCCCTGTGAGAATCTTGTGAGTATAACACTGATGACCCACATCCCAGATAATTTTATCTTTTGGGGTATCAAAGACATAATGGAGAGCAAGGGTAAGCTCCACAACCCCTAAATTTGGAGCAAGATGCCCCCCATTTTTGGATACCACATCAAGAATTAATTTTCTTATCTCCTCAGCAAGTAATTTAAGCTGAGAGGGCTTTAATTTTTTCAGATCCTCAGGACCTTCTATTTTAGAAAGTAAACTCATGTTAACTTATCCTCTGTAAGAGATAATGAGTTAAGATCTCTAAGAGTTCCCCCTTTTCCCCCAGGGGAGCTAAACTATCTATAGCCTCTTGAGTAGTTTTTTCAGCAAGCCTTTTTGTTTTCTCAAGACCAAAGAGAGAAGGGTAGGTGAGTTTCCCTTTTTTAAGGTCAGATTTAGCGGGTTTTCCCATCTGCTTTTCATCGCCAATAAGATCCAGAAGGTCATCAGTTATCTGAAAGAGAAGGCCAAATTTTTTTCCAAATCTGGATAGAATTTTAAGGGTCTTTGCAGGGATCCCAGCAAGGATAGCCCCGCTGACAAGAGAGGCCTCAATCAGGGCTACCGTTTTATGTTCATGAATCCATCTCAACAATTTTAAATTACCTTTTTTGCCTTCGGAGAGAAGGTCTGCCATCTGTCCACCAACCATGCCCTGAAGTCCTGAGGCCTTAGCAATATAATTAATCGCCTTCAAAAGGACCTTGGGATTAATCTTTTTTACTACCTCTGGATGAGTAAACCACTCATAGGCTAAGGCCTGAAGGCCGTCACCAGCTAAGATAGCGGTTGCTTCATCAAAAGCCTTATGACAGGATGGTTTCCCTCTCCTAAGGTCATCATTATCCATACAGGGCAGGTCATCATGAATAAGGGAATAGGTGTGAATACATTCTATACCACAGGCAAAGGGCAAGATCTCCTCAGATTTTTTGTCCCCAAGTTCATATCCCATAAGACAAAGAATGGGACGCAGTCTTTTCCCTCCGGCAGAGAGACTATAATAGGAGGCAGAGATTACTCTTTCTCCATAGGATCTCTCCTTAGGAAATAATTCCTCTAAAGTTTTTTCAATGAGGAAACGCTTCTCCTCTAAATAGGTCTTAAGTTTGTCAAAATTATCCATTTTTCAGTTTTTCCTTAGCGGAATCTAAATCTTCCAAAATAAAAGTATCTTTTTCTTTTAGAATTACTTCAACCTTAAGTCTTGCCTCCTTGAGGCGATTTTCACAAAGGTGAATGAGCTTGACTCCCTCTTCATAAAGAGCTATTGCCTTTTCAAGTTCAAGATCTTTTTGTTCAAGTTCTCTCAGAATCTCCTCAAGTCTATTAAGAGCTGATTCAAAGGAGAGTTGGCTAAGATCTTTAATACTCATTTTTTCACCTTTATGACCTCAGCATAGATTTTACCTTCGGCTAAGGTTATCTCAATGGAATTTCCAGTCATCACTTCTGTAGCAGATTTGATAATTTTCCCATCAGGTAAGATTTTAACGATACTATAACCTTTTTCAAGGATATTGTAAGGAGAAAGTGAAAAAAGGAGCTTTTTTAGACCTCTGAGTTTTTCTTCCTGTAAGGCAATCTTTTTTTCAGGATCATTGCTTTCAAGCCTCCTTTGTAGGCTTAAAAGAAGACCTTCTTTTCTTTGCAGGAGTGAGGTTACCTTCTGATAAAGGGAAAAGCTAAAGTCCCTTAAAAGTTTTTCTGTCTTTGAGAAAAGAAGGACTGGATTTTTTTCTTGGAGGGAGACCTGGTAGGACTTAAGGATTCCTTCTGAAGTAGTAAGCTTAAGGTCAAAGAGGTGATGGAGTTTTTTCTTTAAAATCTCTAAGCGTTCTAAAATCTCCCTTTTATCAGGAAAAATCTCTTGAGCAGCAGCTGAGGGTGTAGGAGACCTTTTATCTGCAGCAAGATCACAAAGGGTTAAGTCTATTTCATGTCCAACTGCCGAGACTATGGGAATCCGAGAGTCAAAGATACTAAGAATTAGCTCCTCTGTATAAAATGGTGCCAGATCTTCTGTTGACCCTCCTCCTCTTGTAATGACAATTAGATCTAAATCTGGAAAATAGGTATTCAAATCCTCAATAGCCTTAGATATTTCAAGATGAGCACCTTCACCTTGAACCTTTACAGGATAAAGAAGGATGTGAGCTCCCCAGCGAGCTTGACTTACTTTAAGAAAATCTTGCAAGGCTGCCCCAAAAAGAGAGGTTATAAGAGCAACCTTTTTAGGAAAGGGGGGAAGCCCTTTTTTTACTTCAGGGCTAAAAAAAGGCTTATACTTCTGCAATAAAAATTCCTTTCTAAGTTGGAGAAGTCCTATACCCAGGGGTTCAAGTTTGCGAATAATAAAGAAGACCTCTCCAGATCTGGGAAAAAGAGTAAGTTTCCCATAAGTAAGAACTTTCAAGCCCTCTCTTAGGAGCTCAGAAGCTATAAATTCCCTCTGATCCCTAAAAATTATTCCTTTGAGAGAGGCCTCCTCATCTACCAGATTGAGATAAAGGTTACCATTCTGGCTATGTCTTAAACTTGAGATTTCTCCTTCTATCCAGAGATAGGGAAAATTGTCATCCAGAAGTCCTTTTATTCTTTGAGAGACCTCTTTGACAGTCCAATAAAATTTTTCTTCCCATTGCCCTGAGGTAAAGTAATTTGTTTCCGGTCTCATCAATCTTAAATATAGGTTTATTTTAAAAAATAAAAAGCCCTTCAAAGGAGATTTTTGCATAAGTTCAGATCCTTACAAGAAAAAAGGGAGGGGTGGTAAAAGAGAAATTAGATATCTATACAATGGAGGCTTTACAAGTCTGAAAGTAACACAGGCAATCTTGCCTGTGGAAGTAAATTACACTCCAATCTGTGAAAGAAACACAGACAAGAATGTCTATACTACAACAGACCCACAAAAAATTCAAGAGGTTTAAAATTTTAAACCCCTACTATTTAGATTTTGCAGATTATTTATCCTTTCTCTCCGAAGGAAAATGGGTATGTGGAGAGATTTAATATGTGTTACGCCCTAAGAAAAAATTTTTTTTAAGTCTCAAAAGATATGGACGCAAACAATTCCTTTGCTTTTAGTGAAAAATGAGGCATAATAATAATGAATGAAGTGTCCTAAATGCAAAGAGCCAGAAACCAGAGTTATAGACTCGCGCATTATTGAAGATGGCTTTACTATTCGTAGAAGGAGAGAGTGTTTGAAATGTGGTTATCGCTTCACAACCTATGAAAAGCTTGAACTTGATATTGTGATTGTTAAGAAAGATGGAAGGAGAGAACCTTATAGCCGTGAAAAGCTCCTATCAGGTATTCGGAAAGCCTGTCATAAACGGCCTATAAGTGAAGAGACCATAAAAGCCTTTGTTAATGAGCTTGAGCTTGATTTGATTCAAAGAGGTGAGCGAGAGATACCTGCAAGTTTCCTTGGTGAGAGAGTTATGTCAGTCTTAAAGAAATGGGATAAGGTAGCTTATATCCGTTTTGCCTCGGTTTATAAGGATTTTCAGGATGTAGATGAATTTTTGCATAGTATTAAGGAGCTAAGTAATGAATGATCCTAAGGAGAGATTGATTTTTCCCCTTGATTTTCAGGAGCTCAAAGAGGCCCTTTTCTGGGTAGAAAGACTCTCCCCCTATGTGGGATTATTTAAAATAGGTCTTGAACTCTTTACTAAAGAGGGCCCAAGGGCTATTGAAGAGGTAAAGAAGAGAAGCACAGCCGGAATATTTCTTGATTTAAAACTTAATGATATCCCAAATACCATTGCTGGAGCAGTAAGGTCTGCATGCTCCTTAGGGGTGAGTTTTTTGACGGTGCACATTCTCTCTGGCCGAAAGGCTCTGGAATCAGCAGTAAAATCTGCAGAAGGTGGGCTTAAAATTCTCGGGGTAACCATTCTTACCTCTCTGGATAAGGCTGATCTGCTTGAGTTAGGTTTTAATGGAGAACTACTTTTTAATCTTGAGGATCTTGTTTTTAAATTTGCCCTCCTTGCTAAAACTACAGGGTGTGATGGATTAGTAACCTCACCCCGAGAGGTCAAAATATTAAAAGAGAGCTTTCCTCAGTTAATAACAATTGTGCCAGGAATTAGATTGGAATCTTCACCCAAAGATGATCAGCAGAGGACAGCAACCCCCTATGAGGCTATTCGAAGAGGTGCAGATTATTTAGTTGTGGGAAGACCCATAAGAGAAGCCAAAGATCCTGAAAAGGCCTTGGAATCAATTTTAAAAGATATTCAAAGGGCCCTTCAAGATTAGTATGCTTAAAAGAGCAGTTGTTGATTTACCTTTGCATACGGGAAGGTGTCCAGCCTGGCTCTTTGAGAAAATGAAGAGACTTAGCCGGGCTATAATGCTCATCATTTATCAGGAGTTTGGAAGAAAAGAGCTTCTTAAAAGGCTTTCCGATCCTTACTGGTTTCAGGCCTTGGGATGTCTTCTTGGCTTTGATTGGCATTCCTCAGGCCTTACTACTACTCTTTGTGGGGCTATAAAAAGCGGGCTTGAACCACATTTTAAGGAATTGGGCTTTTATATCTGTGGAGGTAAGGGTAAAAGAGCCCTTTCTACCCCCAAAGAAATTGAATTTTGGGGTGAAAAATTGGCCCTTAAAAGTGAAGCCTTTAAATATATAACCCTAAGCCGACTGATTGCAAGGATTGATAATAATGCCTTGCAAGATGGATTTAACCTTTATTTTCATACCTTTATTTTTACTGAAGATGGGGCCTGGGCGGTGATTCAGCAAGGAATGGATGAAAACTCCTGTTATGCCAGAAGGTATCACTGGTCAAGCGAAGAGGGTAAAGACTTTTTTTCAGATCCCCATACAGGAATCTTTTCAGTTCTAAAAAGGGAGGAGGTGTTGAATCTTGTTTCCTCAGATAGTAAAGAAATCAGAGCTTCAATGCTTCTAATACTTAAAGAGAATCTGTCTAATATTCTAAAAGAGATAAGGTCTTCTGAAAAACTTTTCTTTAAAAGGGCGCATCCCTTAGGATACGAAGATATACCTTTGAAGGTATTACCTAAGATTTGGGAAAGGACCTATGCAAATCCACCTCAGGATTTTAAAGACCTACTTTTAACCCCAGGCCTTGGAGCAAAAGCCTTAAGGGCCCTTACCTTAACAGCTGAACTTATCTTTGATGCTAAGGCCTCTCGTATAGATCCCCTTCACTATGCCTATGCCCATGGGGGTAAGGATGGTTATCCCTATAAAGTTAATCGTAGAATTTACGAAAATACTATAGCTGAACTTGAAGATATACTTCATAAGGCCCCTATTGCTACTTCTGAAAAAGGAGAGCTCTTAAAGAAGTTACCAAGTCTTTTTAGATAAGTAGTTAAAATTCTTTAAAATTCTGAAAATTTTTTATTTTTCAAGGCCTAAATTTTAGTTATTTTCTAAAGATAGACAATTTTTGCTCTTGACTTTTAAATTATTTTTTAAAAAATTTTCCCTTAAGGAGGGGGGGATAATTTTGGATATCTGGGATTATTTAAAGGAAAAACAGAAGTTTATTTATAAGCACTGGTTAGAATCTTTCTGGGACTCCTTTGGTGAAAGTTCAGCCTATTTAAAACGCGAGGCAGATCAGTTTACCAATCCTTTTGCTTATCATGTGGAGGAATGTTTTAAAGGGATCCTTAAATCTATAGTAGAGGAATTTGATTGGGAGGTAATTGATCCTTTTCTTGATCGATTAGCTCAAATCAGGGCTGTTCAGGAAGGAGTTCCCTCAAAGGCTGTAAAATTTTTAGTAGATCTAAAGGGCATTATTCGTGAAAATTTTGGTGAAGACATTTTGAAAATATTTGGGCTTGAAGCCTTTTTGAGACTTGAAGATAGAATAAATTCTCTTTTAATAAGATATATTGATTTTTACCAAAAGTATCGGGAGAGATTATTTGAGATTCGTTTAGATGAGTTTAAAAGGAATAATTTTCTTCTTTTAAAAAGAGCAGGGTTAGTGGTTGATCAAAATATAGAAGATCCTTTTTCTATAGAAAAAAAACATTGAGTGAGGGGAGTGGCTTATGAACTTAGTATTTAGTATCCTTATGCTTATCATTTTAATCCTTATCCCCGTGATAGGGGTAGGGGCTCTTGGCCTTAATAGTTTATTTGCTATTTTTATTCCCTATTTGGGATTTGCTCTCTTCTTTTTTGGTTTGATTTATCGCATGATAGATTGGGCCCGCTCTCCACAACCTTTTAAAATTCCCACTACCTGTGGTCAACAGAAAAGTCTTTCCTGGATTAAAAGAAGCAGGCTTGAATCACCAGCTACCACTTGGGAAGTTTATTTAAGAATGTTTTTTGAGGTCTTTCTATTCAGGTCACTCTTCAGGAATCTAAGGGCAGATTTTGATGGAAAGCGTCTCATCTATGGATCAGCTAAATGGCTCTGGCTTGGAGCTATTTTATTTCATGTATCATTTTTGATTATTTTAATCAGACACCTTAGATTCTTTGTTTATCCAGTTCCCGGGGTTATAACAACTATTGATTTTGTTGATAGTTTCTTCCAGCTGGGTCTTCCTCCTATTTATCTAACAGACGCATTAATTCTTGCAGGACTCGGCTTTCTTCTTTTGAGGAGGCTTATTGATGCTAAGGTAAATTATCTATCCTATGCCTCAGATTATTTTCCCCTCTTATTAATTATTACTATTGCTGCTACAGGTATCTTGATGAGGCTTTATATTAAACCCGATTTATATGCTATAAAACAATTAGCTTATGGACTTGCCACCTTTAATCCTGTCATGCCTGAAGGAAAATTAAGTCTTCTCTTTTATATTCATCTCTTTCTTGTTAGTTCATTAGCAGCCTATTTTCCCTTTAGTAAGCTTGTGCACATGGTTGGTGTCTTTTTTAGTCCCACAAGAAATATGGCTAATGATAACAGGATGAAAAGACATGTTAATCCCTGGGATTATCCTGTTAAATATACCACCTATTGTGATTGGCAGGAAAAGTTTAGAGATGTTATGGAAGAGGCTGGAATTCCCATTGATGATGAATGGTGTAAAGAAACTCAAAAGCAGGCCTAAGGAGGAGGAAAGAGATGAGTAAACTTCCCAAACCAGATGAATTACTCAAGGATTTGGATTTACATAAAACACCTGAAAAGCATTGGATGGATATTGCGCCTGAATTTAAGCCAGGCAAGTTTTGTTATGCTGTTGAGCCTCAAGTTATGGAAGATCTTGGAAGGCCCCATCTTGGAAAATGGCAACCTTATGATGAAAAATGGCCCTTACCTGATGATTGGAAAGAGCGTATTTTAAAGGGAATTCGTGATCGCATGGAAAGATTTAGATCCTTCAAGCTTTTTATGGATATATGTGTGAGATGTGGGGCTTGTGCTGATAAATGCCATTATTTTCTTGGATCAGGCGATCCAAAAAACATGCCTGTTTTAAGAGCAGAACTAATTAGATCCATTATTAAGGGAGAATTTTCCTTTTTTGGTAAGCTCTTTGGAAGAATGGCTGGGGCTCGTCCTTTAACTGAAGAGGTCTTAAAAGAATGGTTTTATTATTTTTATCAGTGCACTGAATGTAGAAGGTGTTCTGTTTTTTGCCCTTATGGAATTGATACGGCAGAAGTTACTATAATAATGAGAGATCTTTTACACGAGCTTGGTATAGCTACAGACTGGGCAATGAAGCCAGTAAGATTTTCTCATTTTATAGGTAATCATATCGGACTTCAGCCTCATACTATAAAAGAAAATATAGAGTTTCTATTAGGCGACATAGCAGAGATTACAGGATTAAATATAGAAGTTCCAATAAATAAGAAAGGAGCTGAAATCCTTTTTGTTACTCCCTCTGCAGATTTTTTTGCTGATCCAGGTATATATACCTTTATGGGGTATGTTCTTTTATTTCATCACATTGGTCTTGATTATACTATTAGTACCTATGCCTCAGAGGGAGGAAATTTTGGATTTTTTAATGCTGTAGAACTGGCTAAAAAACTTCATGCTAAGATTTATGAAGAAGCCAGGAGGCTTAAAGTAAAATGGATCCTTGGTGGAGAGTGTGGTCACATGTGGAGGGTCTGGCATCAGTATCATAATACTTGGTTTGGACCCTTTAATTACATGGATATTCCAAGATCTCCAATAACTGGAACAGTCTTTGAACATGCTAAGGACAATAAAATAGTGCATATCTGTGAGTTTACAGCAGATCTTATAGCACATGGGAAACTTAAATTTGATCCTTCCAGAAATGATCATGTAATTGTTACATTCCATGATTCATGTAACACTTCCAGGGGTATGGGAATCTTTGAGGAGCCCAGATTTATCTTAAAGAATGTCTGCAATAATTTTGTAGAGATGCCTGAAAACACCATTCGAGAAAAGACCTTTTGCTGTGGAAGTGGTTCTGGTTTAAATGCAGACGAATATATGGAGATGAGAATGAGAGGGGGGTTCCCACGAGCCAATGCTGTGCAATATGTAAATCAGAAATATGGAGTAAATACAATGGCTTGTATATGTGCTATTGATAGGGCAGTATTGCCCACTCTTATGAAATATTGGGTTCCCGGAGTGGAAATAGCAGGAGTTCATGAGTTAGTTGGAAATGCCCTGATAATGGAGGGTGAAAAGGAAAGAACAACCGACCTCAGATATAGACCACTAAAAGGAATGGAAGAGGAGGTATAAGTCATGTATAATACAGGGAAAGTTCTTTTGGGAATAATTGTTTTTATATGCTTTTTTGCTATTCCTTTTTGGTTGAATTTAGGTAAGGTGTCTGCTCTTCCAAAGCCCGAATTACCAAAAGATGAAAAAAAATGTATTGAAGATGTCCAGTATATGAAGGCGTATCACATGAAATTACTGGATAAGTGGCGAAAAGAAAAGGTGCGAGAAGGAAATATTAATTATATAAATAATGAAGGAAAAATATATAAAATGAGCTTACAGAGAACTTGTATGAAATGCCATACAAGTAAAGAGAAATTTTGTGATAGATGCCATACAACATTGGTAACACACCCTGATTGTTGGGATTGTCATATAGCTCCTGAGGAGGTTAAAAAATGGCAATAAAAAGGAGAGATTTTTTAAAAATTCTTGGGGTTGGAGGCATATCCACTATAGGAGTGGCTGGTATTGGCAGTCTTTATTCAAGGGCTGAGGTAGAAGTTGTTCCCCATACACCCCCGCAAGGGGCATTGAAAGCTAAAAGATGGGGAATGGTGATTGATGTGAGAAAGTGTATAGAATCTGGAGAAGAATGTATCAAAAATTGCGAGGCAATTCAAGCTTGTCATTTAACCCACAATGTGCCAAATATACCGGATAAAAAAAAGGAAATTAAATGGATCTGGATAGATAATTTTGAGCATGCCTTTCCTGATTTAAAAGATCAAAAAATTGTTGAACACCTGAGTAGATTCCCCTTTTTCCTTTTATGTAATCACTGCGAAAATCCTCCCTGTGTGCGTGTTTGCCCTACTAAAGCGACCTTTAAAAGATCAGATGGGATAGTTATGATGGATTTTCATAGATGTATTGGATGTCGTTTCTGTATGGCTGGTTGTCCTTATGGTTCAAGATC
This window of the Caldimicrobium thiodismutans genome carries:
- the dsrJ gene encoding sulfate reduction electron transfer complex DsrMKJOP subunit DsrJ: MYNTGKVLLGIIVFICFFAIPFWLNLGKVSALPKPELPKDEKKCIEDVQYMKAYHMKLLDKWRKEKVREGNINYINNEGKIYKMSLQRTCMKCHTSKEKFCDRCHTTLVTHPDCWDCHIAPEEVKKWQ
- the pyrF gene encoding orotidine-5'-phosphate decarboxylase, with product MNDPKERLIFPLDFQELKEALFWVERLSPYVGLFKIGLELFTKEGPRAIEEVKKRSTAGIFLDLKLNDIPNTIAGAVRSACSLGVSFLTVHILSGRKALESAVKSAEGGLKILGVTILTSLDKADLLELGFNGELLFNLEDLVFKFALLAKTTGCDGLVTSPREVKILKESFPQLITIVPGIRLESSPKDDQQRTATPYEAIRRGADYLVVGRPIREAKDPEKALESILKDIQRALQD
- the xseA gene encoding exodeoxyribonuclease VII large subunit, encoding MRPETNYFTSGQWEEKFYWTVKEVSQRIKGLLDDNFPYLWIEGEISSLRHSQNGNLYLNLVDEEASLKGIIFRDQREFIASELLREGLKVLTYGKLTLFPRSGEVFFIIRKLEPLGIGLLQLRKEFLLQKYKPFFSPEVKKGLPPFPKKVALITSLFGAALQDFLKVSQARWGAHILLYPVKVQGEGAHLEISKAIEDLNTYFPDLDLIVITRGGGSTEDLAPFYTEELILSIFDSRIPIVSAVGHEIDLTLCDLAADKRSPTPSAAAQEIFPDKREILERLEILKKKLHHLFDLKLTTSEGILKSYQVSLQEKNPVLLFSKTEKLLRDFSFSLYQKVTSLLQRKEGLLLSLQRRLESNDPEKKIALQEEKLRGLKKLLFSLSPYNILEKGYSIVKILPDGKIIKSATEVMTGNSIEITLAEGKIYAEVIKVKK
- the dsrM gene encoding sulfate reduction electron transfer complex DsrMKJOP subunit DsrM, encoding MNLVFSILMLIILILIPVIGVGALGLNSLFAIFIPYLGFALFFFGLIYRMIDWARSPQPFKIPTTCGQQKSLSWIKRSRLESPATTWEVYLRMFFEVFLFRSLFRNLRADFDGKRLIYGSAKWLWLGAILFHVSFLIILIRHLRFFVYPVPGVITTIDFVDSFFQLGLPPIYLTDALILAGLGFLLLRRLIDAKVNYLSYASDYFPLLLIITIAATGILMRLYIKPDLYAIKQLAYGLATFNPVMPEGKLSLLFYIHLFLVSSLAAYFPFSKLVHMVGVFFSPTRNMANDNRMKRHVNPWDYPVKYTTYCDWQEKFRDVMEEAGIPIDDEWCKETQKQA
- a CDS encoding DUF763 domain-containing protein, which translates into the protein MLKRAVVDLPLHTGRCPAWLFEKMKRLSRAIMLIIYQEFGRKELLKRLSDPYWFQALGCLLGFDWHSSGLTTTLCGAIKSGLEPHFKELGFYICGGKGKRALSTPKEIEFWGEKLALKSEAFKYITLSRLIARIDNNALQDGFNLYFHTFIFTEDGAWAVIQQGMDENSCYARRYHWSSEEGKDFFSDPHTGIFSVLKREEVLNLVSSDSKEIRASMLLILKENLSNILKEIRSSEKLFFKRAHPLGYEDIPLKVLPKIWERTYANPPQDFKDLLLTPGLGAKALRALTLTAELIFDAKASRIDPLHYAYAHGGKDGYPYKVNRRIYENTIAELEDILHKAPIATSEKGELLKKLPSLFR
- a CDS encoding RsbRD N-terminal domain-containing protein, which gives rise to MDIWDYLKEKQKFIYKHWLESFWDSFGESSAYLKREADQFTNPFAYHVEECFKGILKSIVEEFDWEVIDPFLDRLAQIRAVQEGVPSKAVKFLVDLKGIIRENFGEDILKIFGLEAFLRLEDRINSLLIRYIDFYQKYRERLFEIRLDEFKRNNFLLLKRAGLVVDQNIEDPFSIEKKH
- the dxs gene encoding 1-deoxy-D-xylulose-5-phosphate synthase, with amino-acid sequence MSLLSKIEGPEDLKKLKPSQLKLLAEEIRKLILDVVSKNGGHLAPNLGVVELTLALHYVFDTPKDKIIWDVGHQCYTHKILTGRRDAFKTLRTFQGLAGFPKRAESPYDVLDTGHSSTSISAGLGMAVARRIKGETGKIIVVIGDGSITAGMAFEALNNTGYLREDLLIILNDNEMSISPNVGALSSFVSKRMTGNLARFIKKEIEKIVPRLPGGDNLLHIFKKGEDLLKMAVTPGALFTALNFEYVGPVDGHDLDTLIEILKNLKELKGPIIFHVVTKKGKGYPPAEADPETFHGIGPFNLETGRPLKSEGAPPSYTEVFGDTLVKLAELEPRLIAITAAMKSGTGLKKFAQKYPDRFFDVGICEQHAVTFAAGLALEGFIPVCAIYSTFLQRAYDQIIHDVALNKAKVIFAIDRAGLVGEDGPTHHGAFDLSYLRPIPDLIICAPKDEKELRNLLFSALKYEGPCAIRYPRGEAIGVKIDENFSFIPSGKAEVLKEGKDGAIFAIGSMCYPALKAGEELEKKGFSVAVINVRFLKPLDRELLLEYAKKTGKVLVVEENSILGGLRSSVSELLLEEGIYVKFGYLGLPDHFVEQGDLKTLRKKYGLSTEKIIEKFVNLVGNY
- the dsrK gene encoding sulfate reduction electron transfer complex DsrMKJOP subunit DsrK, yielding MSKLPKPDELLKDLDLHKTPEKHWMDIAPEFKPGKFCYAVEPQVMEDLGRPHLGKWQPYDEKWPLPDDWKERILKGIRDRMERFRSFKLFMDICVRCGACADKCHYFLGSGDPKNMPVLRAELIRSIIKGEFSFFGKLFGRMAGARPLTEEVLKEWFYYFYQCTECRRCSVFCPYGIDTAEVTIIMRDLLHELGIATDWAMKPVRFSHFIGNHIGLQPHTIKENIEFLLGDIAEITGLNIEVPINKKGAEILFVTPSADFFADPGIYTFMGYVLLFHHIGLDYTISTYASEGGNFGFFNAVELAKKLHAKIYEEARRLKVKWILGGECGHMWRVWHQYHNTWFGPFNYMDIPRSPITGTVFEHAKDNKIVHICEFTADLIAHGKLKFDPSRNDHVIVTFHDSCNTSRGMGIFEEPRFILKNVCNNFVEMPENTIREKTFCCGSGSGLNADEYMEMRMRGGFPRANAVQYVNQKYGVNTMACICAIDRAVLPTLMKYWVPGVEIAGVHELVGNALIMEGEKERTTDLRYRPLKGMEEEV
- the nrdR gene encoding transcriptional regulator NrdR gives rise to the protein MKCPKCKEPETRVIDSRIIEDGFTIRRRRECLKCGYRFTTYEKLELDIVIVKKDGRREPYSREKLLSGIRKACHKRPISEETIKAFVNELELDLIQRGEREIPASFLGERVMSVLKKWDKVAYIRFASVYKDFQDVDEFLHSIKELSNE
- a CDS encoding polyprenyl synthetase family protein; this encodes MDNFDKLKTYLEEKRFLIEKTLEELFPKERSYGERVISASYYSLSAGGKRLRPILCLMGYELGDKKSEEILPFACGIECIHTYSLIHDDLPCMDNDDLRRGKPSCHKAFDEATAILAGDGLQALAYEWFTHPEVVKKINPKVLLKAINYIAKASGLQGMVGGQMADLLSEGKKGNLKLLRWIHEHKTVALIEASLVSGAILAGIPAKTLKILSRFGKKFGLLFQITDDLLDLIGDEKQMGKPAKSDLKKGKLTYPSLFGLEKTKRLAEKTTQEAIDSLAPLGEKGELLEILTHYLLQRIS
- the xseB gene encoding exodeoxyribonuclease VII small subunit, producing the protein MSIKDLSQLSFESALNRLEEILRELEQKDLELEKAIALYEEGVKLIHLCENRLKEARLKVEVILKEKDTFILEDLDSAKEKLKNG